The genomic region CCGTCCGCTGAAAGAGTGAAATCAGGATTGGGCCGGAGGTGGGCGGTAATCTCCCCGGCTCTCAATTCCTCGACATTCAGCTTCCCAGCTAGCAGCGTGGGGTTCGTGGCTTCGAACCTGTCGCGGATCTGCTGCCATGTATAACTCTGCTGGGCAAGAACCGGGCTTGAGAGACATTGTGCCAAAAGCAGCATGGTAAGAATCCGCTTCGCACATCGCACGCCCGGATTCGGCTCCCGCGCCATCAGCGGGGCGAGGTTTTCCACAGGAACCGTTGAATGAGCAAGAGTCATCTGTGGTTTAACAATTCCTCGACGCCAAACAGGCCAACGACAGATCAGCGCTCTAGGCTCACAGCGAGCCCCGATCTGGCTGGCGCCCTTTGTCGAACTGGACATCCCCAGCCGACAGCTTTCCGGAAGCTGGAGTGAAAGATCTTGTGTATCGCGAGTAGCATCCCTTGCGGGAGGCACTCATTGGACTTGGGTGGAGGTATTTCGATCTCAATGACTACGGCCGACCTACTAATCTTCTGATTAGTAAGACCTTGGAAATGCAGATGGCCGTGGGAATTGCCAGATTCGACACAAATCTTGAGTACAAATCGTTCGATTGGACTTCATGCAACGGCAGCCTGCGTGACATAATCCAAAGTCTGACAACAACTTCATGCCCCACTTGGATTGGATCTGGGAGCGGCGTAATGGTGCGCCGGTTCTGCTTGCTAGTAGTGTCCTCGTCTTCGCAATAGCTTTGGTGGATTGGTGGACGAAGCCGTACTTCTCTTTGGGTTTTCTCTATCTGTTTCCTATCATGCTCGCCGCAGGCTTCCTTCCTCGGTGGGCGATCGCTGCATTAGGTTTGGCATGTGCATTGCTCAGCGAGCGTTTCAGTAACCTGGATCCGGCCGATGCCCATATTCGGCTGGGATTTGAAACTCTAGCCCTTTGTGGCTGCGGACTGCTGACGTTTGAGGTTTTGCGGAACAAACGGTTGAGCCTTGAAGCGCAAGAACGAATGCGGGTCCTCGTCGAAACAAGCCCGGCCGCAATCGTAACGGTCGAGGAGCGAGGCTTCATCGAACTAGCCAATCAAGCCGCGGCCCAACTCATGGCTCCCCACAACGGCGTCCTCGTAGGCCAGCCGATCGCCGCCTATCTGCCGGAACTGCATCACGCACTGCGTCCCGAAGAAGGTCCGCAGTTCCGGAGTTCGATGCAATGTCGTGGCCATCGTGGAAACGGGGAGTCCTTTCTGGC from Terriglobales bacterium harbors:
- a CDS encoding PAS domain-containing protein gives rise to the protein MPHLDWIWERRNGAPVLLASSVLVFAIALVDWWTKPYFSLGFLYLFPIMLAAGFLPRWAIAALGLACALLSERFSNLDPADAHIRLGFETLALCGCGLLTFEVLRNKRLSLEAQERMRVLVETSPAAIVTVEERGFIELANQAAAQLMAPHNGVLVGQPIAAYLPELHHALRPEEGPQFRSSMQCRGHRGNGESFLA